One genomic segment of Profundibacter amoris includes these proteins:
- a CDS encoding sarcosine oxidase subunit alpha family protein has protein sequence MRIDCKGLIDRGVTVPFAFDGQRYHGFAGDTLASALLANGVRLMGRSFKYHRPRGVLTAGSEEPNALVTIGQGAGATPNLRATTQEIYEGLEALSQNRWPSLDFDVMAGNDLFSRFLSAGFYYKTFMWPRSFWQRVYEPIIRRSAGLGALSGEPDTARYEQAYAFCDLLVIGAGPTGLMAALTAARAGADVILADEDSRMGGRLLAETEPLDGEAAHIWVARVLDELAAMDNVRLMPRTTVTGGYDGGTYGALERVTTHLANPAPEAPLEAFWRITAKQAVLATGALERPVAFPMNDRPGVMMAGAVRAYLNRWGVAAGQKVAVFGNNDDAHRTAHDLYDAGVEVVALIDSRADATVTGGFPLFTGAQVINTRGRKSLGEVHVQTASGVEVIEADCLAMSGGWNPTLHLSCHLGGRPLWNDNLHAFVPDPKNCAGLHVAGAAGGVFSTKGALKSGVFRAKQALKALGIKAPSMPLPVAEDVEYAITPLWQVKGRKRAWLDFANDVTVKDVELSARENLASVEHMKRFTTQGMAPDQGKNSNVGALAVLAAATGRSIAATGTTTFRPPYVPVPIAATGSAGAGKGFAPERFLTSHDRSLELGAPMIEAGLWYRPSWFPRKGERTWRQACDREVAMVRNAVGVCDVSTLGKIDVQGPDTAGFLDFIYTNRMSSLKVGRVRYGLMLREDGMVMDDGTCARLGGRHFVVTTTTAAAAQVMRHMEFVLQGLRPDWDVRIGSVTDQWAQFAVAGPKSRDLLNGLLEAPIDNDSFPFMACGGVRICGVDARLFRISYSGEHAYEIAVPARFGAALFDLLLERAQALGGGAYGIEALNVLRIEKGFLTHAEIHGRATAFDLGMERMISPDKDCIGKVMADRPGLRGPLREQLVGLKPAGAAKLMTAGAHLFMQGADAVSDNDQGFVTSVAFSPTLGHPVALAMLQNGPARHGEVIDLVDYLRGVRTACVVCAPVFYDPDGGRCRG, from the coding sequence ATGCGGATTGACTGCAAGGGTCTGATCGACCGTGGCGTGACGGTGCCCTTTGCCTTTGACGGGCAGCGTTACCACGGGTTTGCAGGTGACACGCTGGCCTCGGCCCTGTTGGCCAACGGGGTGCGCCTGATGGGCCGCTCCTTCAAATACCACCGCCCGCGCGGGGTGTTGACGGCGGGGTCCGAAGAACCCAATGCGCTGGTGACAATCGGGCAGGGGGCCGGTGCCACGCCCAATCTGCGCGCCACAACGCAGGAAATTTACGAGGGGCTGGAGGCGCTCAGCCAGAACCGCTGGCCTTCGCTGGATTTCGACGTGATGGCGGGGAACGATCTGTTTTCGCGGTTCCTGTCGGCGGGGTTCTACTACAAAACCTTCATGTGGCCGAGATCCTTTTGGCAGCGGGTTTACGAGCCGATCATCCGGCGCTCGGCGGGGCTGGGGGCGTTGTCGGGCGAACCCGATACGGCGCGGTATGAACAGGCCTATGCGTTCTGCGATCTGCTGGTGATCGGCGCGGGGCCGACCGGTTTGATGGCGGCGTTGACCGCGGCGCGGGCCGGTGCGGATGTGATCCTTGCGGATGAGGACAGCCGCATGGGTGGCCGCCTGTTGGCCGAGACCGAGCCACTGGACGGCGAGGCGGCGCACATCTGGGTTGCCCGTGTGCTGGACGAACTGGCCGCCATGGACAACGTGCGCCTGATGCCGCGCACCACGGTGACGGGGGGTTATGACGGCGGCACCTACGGGGCGCTGGAACGGGTCACAACCCATCTGGCCAACCCTGCGCCGGAGGCTCCGCTAGAGGCCTTCTGGCGGATCACCGCAAAACAGGCGGTGCTGGCCACGGGGGCGCTGGAACGCCCCGTGGCCTTTCCGATGAACGACAGGCCCGGGGTGATGATGGCGGGGGCTGTGCGCGCCTATCTGAACCGCTGGGGCGTGGCGGCAGGGCAAAAGGTGGCAGTGTTTGGCAACAATGACGATGCCCACCGCACCGCGCATGATCTGTATGACGCAGGTGTCGAGGTGGTGGCCCTGATCGACAGCCGTGCGGACGCGACCGTGACGGGGGGGTTCCCGCTGTTCACCGGCGCGCAGGTGATCAACACCCGTGGCCGCAAATCGCTGGGCGAAGTGCATGTGCAGACCGCCAGCGGGGTTGAAGTGATCGAGGCGGATTGTCTGGCGATGTCAGGTGGTTGGAATCCGACGTTGCACCTGTCCTGCCATCTTGGCGGACGGCCCCTGTGGAACGACAACCTCCATGCCTTTGTGCCCGATCCAAAGAATTGTGCCGGCCTGCATGTGGCAGGCGCGGCTGGCGGCGTATTCAGCACCAAGGGCGCGCTGAAATCCGGTGTGTTCCGCGCCAAACAGGCGCTGAAGGCGCTGGGGATCAAGGCGCCATCTATGCCGCTGCCGGTGGCGGAGGATGTGGAATATGCCATCACGCCGTTGTGGCAGGTGAAGGGGCGCAAACGGGCGTGGCTGGACTTTGCCAATGATGTGACCGTCAAGGATGTGGAGCTTTCGGCACGGGAAAATCTGGCCTCGGTCGAGCATATGAAGCGGTTTACCACCCAAGGTATGGCGCCGGATCAGGGCAAGAATTCCAATGTCGGTGCGCTGGCGGTGCTGGCCGCTGCCACGGGGCGCAGCATTGCCGCAACCGGCACCACCACCTTCCGCCCGCCCTATGTGCCGGTGCCGATTGCCGCCACGGGCAGTGCGGGCGCGGGCAAGGGCTTTGCGCCCGAGCGGTTCCTGACCAGCCATGACAGATCACTGGAACTGGGCGCGCCGATGATCGAGGCGGGGCTGTGGTATCGCCCGTCCTGGTTCCCGCGCAAGGGGGAAAGGACATGGCGGCAGGCCTGTGACCGCGAGGTCGCGATGGTGCGAAACGCGGTCGGGGTGTGCGATGTGTCCACCCTTGGCAAGATCGACGTGCAGGGACCGGATACGGCGGGGTTTCTGGATTTCATCTATACCAACCGGATGTCGTCGCTGAAAGTCGGGCGCGTGCGCTACGGGCTGATGCTGCGCGAGGACGGGATGGTGATGGATGATGGCACCTGCGCGCGGCTGGGGGGGCGGCATTTCGTGGTAACCACGACCACGGCGGCGGCAGCACAGGTGATGCGGCATATGGAGTTTGTGTTGCAGGGGTTGCGGCCGGATTGGGATGTGCGGATCGGCTCGGTCACCGATCAATGGGCGCAATTTGCCGTGGCGGGGCCAAAATCGCGCGACCTGCTGAACGGGCTGCTTGAGGCGCCGATTGATAACGACAGCTTCCCCTTCATGGCCTGTGGCGGGGTGCGGATCTGCGGGGTGGATGCGCGGTTGTTCCGTATCTCCTATTCCGGCGAACATGCCTATGAGATCGCGGTGCCCGCGCGGTTTGGGGCGGCGCTGTTCGATCTGCTGCTGGAGCGGGCGCAGGCGCTGGGCGGCGGGGCCTATGGCATCGAGGCGCTGAATGTGCTGCGGATCGAGAAGGGGTTTCTGACCCATGCGGAAATCCACGGGCGGGCCACGGCGTTTGATCTGGGGATGGAGCGGATGATTTCGCCCGACAAGGATTGCATCGGCAAGGTGATGGCAGACCGGCCCGGTTTGCGCGGGCCGTTGCGTGAACAACTGGTCGGGCTGAAACCGGCGGGGGCGGCCAAGCTGATGACGGCGGGGGCGCATCTGTTTATGCAGGGGGCGGATGCCGTTTCGGACAATGATCAGGGCTTTGTCACCAGCGTTGCCTTTTCCCCGACTCTTGGGCATCCGGTTGCGCTGGCGATGTTGCAGAACGGACCGGCGCGGCATGGGGAAGTGATTGATCTGGTTGATTATTTACGCGGTGTGCGCACGGCCTGTGTGGTCTGCGCGCCGGTGTTTTACGATCCTGACGGGGGGCGGTGCCGTGGTTGA
- a CDS encoding sarcosine oxidase subunit delta — translation MRIKCPLCGERDRREFYYQGADVALMRPAPDAGPDAWDDYLYTRDNPAGPTRDLWQHEAGCGAWLLVHRNTVTHEILNVTLAKNGGSYAD, via the coding sequence ATGCGGATCAAATGCCCCTTGTGCGGTGAACGCGACCGGCGCGAATTCTATTATCAGGGCGCCGATGTGGCCCTGATGCGCCCCGCGCCCGATGCGGGGCCTGATGCGTGGGATGACTACCTTTACACCCGCGATAACCCTGCCGGCCCAACCCGCGATTTATGGCAGCACGAGGCAGGTTGTGGCGCGTGGCTACTGGTTCATCGCAACACGGTGACCCATGAAATCCTGAACGTCACACTGGCCAAAAACGGGGGCAGTTATGCGGATTGA